Proteins from one Podospora pseudoanserina strain CBS 124.78 chromosome 1, whole genome shotgun sequence genomic window:
- a CDS encoding hypothetical protein (EggNog:ENOG503Q39U; COG:K), with product MSHHSFPMNGHGGNGGIDPNDLSMAGNFGSSFQNNNFSGGHTNTNNVSNGFLGDDELLDSLTSPNPTDHQGGLHGQGQDFGMDNMGGMAFSHGAYGSSHHGLSIDNYSSTPDGDPIQSPYVHQPYNQYRPMQHPQSYVSMQSPLAYTPELNEPTDLPFKPVRPPMPQVMGRKPSAPRAPTGATMGLSIGSDSTFAQPIRPTGRVGHEKSHSGQWMGTPNSLSSFPGSASGFSSPITAGMHTQMSELLKGGASMPAKLGSPAASTAEQKKKKRRESHNMVERRRRDNINERIQDLSKLVPTHRLEDEKVRKALQNGGTPMSPDSGTPGQATSSLAGPGARAAVRGTAGSITTGLPMEEKDKGPNKGDILNGSVAWMRDLMWLVELKIHQVEELSNSLMAAGMKLPFEITEDEQRMQSEVLDMMSKDLGIKFTYSRTDGSNLRVPDFTDYAGKKLSSGNNGTSDGYMPVSPSNGMGGHDMLDADDFLDYDEDDNDNGAFKSEAEYGRMDMS from the coding sequence ATGTCACACCATAGTTTTCCGATGAATGGCCATGGAGGGAATGGCGGAATCGACCCAAACGACCTTTCCATGGCCGGAAACTTCGGTTCATCCTTCCAGAACAATAACTTTTCTGGCGGCCATACAAACACGAACAATGTGTCGAACGGATTCCTCGGCGATGACGAGCTACTCGACAGTCTCACAAGCCCTAACCCGACAGATCATCAGGGCGGGTTGCAtggccaagggcaagactTCGGCATGGACAACATGGGTGGAATGGCTTTCTCCCACGGCGCTTACGGCTCGTCTCATCACGGGTTATCCATCGACAATTACTCGAGCACCCCCGACGGTGATCCTATTCAGAGCCCCTACGTGCACCAACCGTACAATCAGTACCGCCCGATGCAGCACCCACAATCGTATGTCTCGATGCAATCGCCGCTCGCTTACACCCCAGAATTGAACGAGCCGACCGACCTCCCTTTCAAACCAGTACGCCCTCCCATGCCCCAAGTCATGGGACGCAAGCCATCGGCTCCGAGAGCGCCCACAGGAGCCACCATGGGTCTCTCGATCGGTTCAGACTCAACCTTTGCCCAACCTATCAGACCAACTGGTCGTGTGGGTCACGAGAAGTCTCATTCCGGACAGTGGATGGGGACTCCTAATAGTTTATCCTCATTTCCCGGATCTGCGTCGGGCTTCTCATCCCCCATCACAGCGGGCATGCACACTCAGATGAGTGAGCTCCTCAAGGGAGGCGCTTCCATGCCAGCCAAACTTGGGTCGCCAGCAGCGTCCACAgccgagcaaaagaagaagaagaggagagagtcCCACAACATGGTCGAGCGTCGCCGACGAGACAACATCAATGAGAGAATCCAGGATCTCAGCAAACTCGTCCCAACGCATAGGCTTGAGGACGAAAAGGTCCGCAAAGCTCTTCAAAACGGCGGCACTCCCATGTCCCCTGATAGTGGCACTCCCGGCCAAGCCACATCATCGTTGGCCGGTCCTGGTGCTCGTGCTGCGGTCCGCGGTACCGCTGGATCCATCACGACTGGCTTGCCGATGGAAGAGAAAGACAAGGGTCCCAACAAGGGCGATATTCTCAACGGCTCCGTTGCCTGGATGCGGGATCTCATGTGGCTGGTCGAGCTCAAGATTCACCAGGTGGAAGAGCTCTCAAACTCTCTCATGGCTGCGGGCATGAAGCTACCTTTTGAAATCACCGAGGACGAGCAGCGTATGCAGTCAGAGGTCTTGGATATGATGTCCAAAGATCTTGGCATCAAGTTCACCTACTCGCGTACTGACGGCTCTAATCTTCGTGTGCCGGATTTCACCGATTACGCCGGCAAGAAGCTGAGTTCTGGGAATAATGGAACTTCGGATGGCTACATGCCGGTGAGCCCCAGTAATGGCATGGGCGGTCATGACATGCTGGACGCCGACGATTTCCTGGActacgacgaggatgatAATGACAATGGGGCTTTCAAATCGGAGGCCGAATACGGCAGGATGGATATGTCGTGA